GATGGTTTCGGGCCGCGGGCCGATGAAGACGAAGCCGGACTTCTCCACCCGCTCGGCGAAGTCGGCGTTCTCGGAGAGGAAGCCGTAGCCGGGATGGATGGCCTCGGCGTCCGTCACCTCGGCCGCCGAGATGATGGCCGGGATGTTGAGGTAGCTGGCCGAGGAGGGAGCCGGTCCGATGCAGACCGATTCGTCGGCGAGCTTGACGTATTTGGCCTCGGTGTCGGCCTCGGAATGCACGACCACCGTCTTGATGCCCATTTCGCGGCAGGCGCGCTGGATGCGCAGGGCTATTTCACCGCGGTTGGCGATGAGGATCTTTTCGAACATGGCGGGAATTTAGCCGATGATGAAGAGGGGCTGGCCATACTCCACCGGCTGGCCGTTTTCGACCAGGATGGCCTTGATCACGCCCGAGGCGTCCGCCTCGATCTCGTTCATGAGCTTCATGGCTTCGATGATGCAGAGGGTGTCGCCGGCCTTGACCGTTTGGCCGACTTCGACGAAGGACTGGGCGCCCGGCGCGGAAGAGCGGTAAAAGGTGCCGACCATCGGCGCCTTGACGGCATGGCCTTCCGGTTCGGCGGCGACCGGCTCGGCTGGCGCGGCAGCCGGTGCGGCGGGCACTGCTTGCGGCGCCGGGCTGGCGTGGTGCATATGAAAGGAGGGCGCTGGCGCTGAACCGCCCTGCTTGGCGATGCGCACCTTCTCCTCCCCTTCGGTGATTTCCAGTTCGGCAATGCCGGACTTTTCCACCAGATCGATCAAGGCCTTCAGTTTTCTGAGGTCCATTTTTTCTCTCCCTCCATTAAAGAACGCCGCAGCGGCCGTCCAGGAGCCCCGCTGCGGAACGATAACTAGCGAATGCGGTTGAGCGCGTAGTCGAGGGCCAGCCGGTAGCCGTGGCTGCCGAGGCCGCAAATGACGCCGGCGGCGATGTCCGAGAAATAGGAATGCCGGCGGAAGGGTTCTCGCGCGTGGATATTGGACAGATGCACTTCGACGAACGGTATGGCCACTGCAGCCAGCGCGTCGCGCAGGGCGACGCTGGTATGGGTGTAGCCGCCCGGGTTGATGACGATGAAGGCCACCCCTTCGCTGCGGGCCGCTTGGACGCGGTCGACCAGGTCGCCCTCATGGTTGCTCTGGAAGGTAATCAGGTCGACCGAGGCCGACTTGGCCTGCCTGGCAAGGCTTGCGTTGATGTCCGCCAGCGTTTCGCGTCCGTAGATTTCCGGCTCCCGCAGACCCAATAAATTGAGATTCGGCCCATGCAGGACCAGTATGCGTTGCTTGCCCTTGGCATTCTTGGTTGTGCTTGGGCGGGCTTTCTTGGCATTCATGTGCGCAAGTTTGCCGCAAATCGCAGCAATTTGTCCAGATTTGCGGGTGTTATCCTGAAAAGTCAGTTCGGCAGGAGCGCCGACTGAATGGCTTTTTCCAGATCCGGCGTGGCGAATTTGCCCAACTTGACTTGCTGCGGCGTACCGTCCGGACGAAGTATGACCGTGAATGGCAAGGCCTTGGCGCGATTGCCTAAATCGCTTGAGAGGTCGAGCGTTTCCAGATTGCTGATGAGAAGCGGATAGGAAATCTCGATCTCTTTCCGGAATGCCAGGACTTTCTCTGCGGAATCGATGCTGATGCCAATGAATTGGACGCCGTTCGCGGCGTATTTACTGCTGATTCTCGAAAATTCCGGCATTTCTTCCTTGCAGGGCGGGCACCAGGTTGCCCAGAAATTGACCACCAGTACCTTGCCCTTCCATTGCGACAGCGATTGAAGTCTGCCCTCCAGGTCGGGCAGGGTCAGGGCGAGCAGGCGGGCTGGCGCATCGGCGGTCGGCGCAGACTCGCGAGGCGGCGGGGATACCGGCTGCGGCCTGCCGTAAAAGTAACCTGCAGTTGCGGCTAAGGTCGAGACCGCAATGATCAGCAGGGAATGGCGAACCACCCGGCTCATGCTGCAGCGGCACCCAGCAGGGCTTCCACCGAAGACAGGCGGGCGCGTTCGGAAATCCTGCCATTGCGGCGCTTATGGGCGCGTTCGGCATCCGGCTCGAACAGGGACAGCCTTACGGGGAGATCATTCCAGTCGAATGTGAGTACGCACTCTGGCGCCTCTGCCCCGCCACGCCGGGGTTCGTTCTGCTCGAAGCGAATGCCCTGGTTGAGCAGGAATATCTCCACTTCCTTGCTGCTGTCCGGGAAGGCTTCCAGTTCGATTTCGGCATAGCGCCCGGCTGTGCCGTCCAGTACCGCGCCGGTCAGGTAAGGCCGGAAGGGATCGAGCAGGCGCATGACTTCGACGGCCGTTTCGCGCATTTCCTGCAGGCGCTCGCGCTGCTCCTCCTCCTGATAGATCGCCTGGTAGGCGCGCAGTTCAGCCTCGATTTCGGCGTTGTTGGGAAGGGCTTCGGTTTCGGGCGCGCCGAGCTGGCGGGCCGCCTTGCGCTTGGCCAGGCCGTAGTCGGCAATGCCATCCTCGGCCATCAGGCGGGCCGCCAGCGCGGCAATGCTCCGCCGCATGGCGTTGAGTCGCAGGGAGTTCCGATCATGATGGGACATGGCGGGCGACGCTGAGGGATCGGTTAGAATTCGCCGCTATTCTAGCTTGATCGCCATGCATATCCACATCCTCGGCATCTGCGGCACCTTCATGGGCGGCATCGCTCTGCTGGCCAGGGCTTCCGGCCATCGCGTGACCGGCTGCGATGCCAATGTTTACCCGCCGATGAGCACACAGCTCGAGGCGGAGGGTATCGAACTGATCGAGGGCTACGACGCGGCGCAGGCCGGACTGGCGCCCGACCTGTTCGTGATCGGCAATGCCATTTCCCGCGGCAATCCGCTGCTGGAGGAGATTCTCGACAAGGGGCTGGCCTATGTGTCCGGCCCGCAATGGCTGGCCGCGAATGTGTTGCGCGACAAATGGGTGCTGGCCGTCGCGGGGACCCACGGCAAGACGACCACCTCGTCGCTGCTGGCCTGGATCCTGGAGCACGCCGGGATGAACCCCGGCTTTCTCATCGGCGGCGTGCCGCAGGATTTCGGCGTGTCGGCGCGACTGACTTCCAGCCCTTTCTTCGTCATCGAGGCGGACGAATACGACACGGCCTTCAGCGACAAGCGCTCGAAGTTTGTTCATTACGGGGCGCGGACCGCAATCCTGAATAATCTTGAATTCGATCACGCAGACATCTTCAGCGATCTTGCAGCCATCGAGACGCAATTTCACCATTTTGTGCGGATCCTGCCTAAATCCGGCCTGATCGTTGCTAATGCGGCCGAAGCCAGCCTGAAGCGGGTTCTCCAGCGCGGTTGCTGGACGCCGGTCGAGTGGTTCGGCAACGCGGATGGGTGGAATCTGGGTGAGTTGGCCCCGGACGGTTCCTGCATCGTGAGTTTCGCGGGCGGCGAGGTCGGCCGCTTGCGTCTGGCGCTGGCCGGCGCCCACAACCGGGCGAATGCGCTGGCGGCCGTTGCCGCGGCGCGGCATGCCGGCGTGCCGCCGGCCGCTGCGCTGGAGGCGCTGGCGTGCTTCGGTGGCGTCAAGCGCCGACTGGAGGTTCGTGGCACATCGGGCAATGTGACGGTCTATGACGATTTCGCGCATCACCCGACGGCCATCGCGGCGACGATCGCCGGCTTGCGTCAGCGTATCGCTGGCGGACGCATCCTAGCGGTGCTGGAACCGCGCTCCAACACCATGAAACTGGGCGTGATGAAGGCGCAATTGCCGGACAGCCTGCGCGAGGCCGAACTGACGTTCTGTTACGCGGCCGGCCTGGGCTGGGATGTCCGCGGTGCCCTGCAGCCGCTCGGCGAGCGGGCGCAGGTCTTTGAGGATATCGACGCCCTTGTCGCGGCGGTTTCGGCTGCTGCCCGCGCGGGCGATCATGTGCTCGTCATGAGCAATGGCGGCTTCTGCGGGGTGCATGGCCGGCTGCTCGAAGCCCTCGCTTCCCGCTGACCGCCGTCCCGCCGGCCGCTGAGGGCGCGCGCCCGAAGCCCCCCCCATCCTCGCCTTTCCGGGCGAGTTAAATCCCCACAATCCCTAAGTGTTTTTGATCTGGATCAATGCTTCTTGAAAGAATCCGGGCCGCGTGTTAGCGTACTGGAAACTTTATATCTAAATAATGATGGTCGCGCGATCTGCGCCGGGGGATTTCTGAGTGGATAGTGCCTGCCGATGGGAACGACGTTCAGGGCGTCCTCCCCGGCCGGCGCACATGCCATGTCTGCTCGAAACGCGACGAACAACCTTCAAGGAGAGAGTGGCTGATGGGAATGCATAACAAGACTAAGTCGCGTTTGGCGGGCCTTGCGCTCATGGCCTGGTCGGGCATGGCGCTGGCCGCCTGGGAACTCAACTTCCAGACGCCCGCCACCAAGGCCGCCCAGACGGTGATCGACCTGCACGACCTGATGATGATCATCATCGTCGTCATTTTCATCGGCGTCTTCGCGGTGATGTTCTATTCGGTGTTCGCCCACCGCAAGTCGAAGGGCCATCAGGCCGCCCAGTTTCACGACAACACCCTGGTCGAGATCGCCTGGACCGTCATTCCCCTGCTGATCCTGATCGGCATGGCCTGGCCCGCCACCAAGGCCGTGCTCAACATGCGCGATACCGCCCAGGCCGACATCACCATCAAGGCGACCGGTTACCAGTGGAAGTGGGGCTACGATTACCTCAAGGGCGAGGGCGAGGGCATCCGCTTCATGAGCCTGATGTCCACGCCGCCGGAGCAGATTCGCGGCGCGGCGGCCAAGGGCGGCAATTATCTGCTCGAGGTCGACCGGCATCTCGTCGTCCCCGTCGGCAAGAAGGTTCGCGTCCTGACCACGGCGACCGACGTGATCCATTCCTGGTGGGTGCCGGCCCTGGCGGTGAAGCAGGATGCCATTCCGGGCTATGTGCGCGATACCTGGTTCAAGGCGGAGAAGGAGGGCATCTACCGCGGCCAGTGCGCCGAGTTGTGCGGCAAGGACCACGCCTTCATGCCGATCGTGGTCGAGGTGGTCTCGGCCGAGAAATACACGCAATGGGTCGGGGCGCAGAAGCAGCAGATGGCCGCCGCGGCCGACGAGGGCGCGAAAACCTATTCCCTGGACGAGCTGAAGAGCCGCGGCGAGAAGGTTTACGCAGCCAACTGCGTGGCCTGCCATCAGGCCAACGGCAAGGGTCTGCCGCCCACCTTCCCGGGGCTCGACGGCTCGAAGATCGCCACGGGACCGAAGGCGGCGCACATCGACATCGTCCTGCACGGCAAGCCCAACACCGCCATGGCGGCCTACGGCGGCCAGCTCAGCGACGGCGACATCGCGGCCGTCGTGACGTACGAGCGCAACGCCTGGGGCAACAAGACCGGCGACGTCGTGCAGCCTGCCGAGATCAAGGCGGCGCGCAAATAAACCGAATTCGCGGACAAGGAGACAAGATGGAAGCCACCCACGCTCACGGCGCAGGTCACGCACACGGGGACGGTCATTCGCATCATCCGAAGGGGATCATGCGCTGGATCACCACCACCAACCACAAGGACATCGGCACCATGTACCTGTGGTTCAGCTTCGCCATGTTCATGGTCGGCGGGGTGATGGCCCTGATCATCCGCGCCGAGCTGTTCCAGCCGGGCCTGCAGTATGTCCAGCCGGAATTCTTCAACCAGATGATCACGCTGCACGGCCTGATCATGGTGTTCGGCGCGATCATGCCGGCCTTCGTCGGCTTCGCCAACTGGATGCTCCCGATGATGATCGGCGCGCCCGACATGGCCTTTGCGCGCATGAACAACTGGAGCTTCTGGCTGCTGCCGCCAGCCGGCATCCTGCTGACGGCCTCGATGTTCGTGCCCGGCGGCGCCGCCGGCACCGGCTGGACGCTCTATCCGCCGCTGTCCATCCAGATGGGCATCGGCATGGACATGGCGATCTTCGCGGTGCACATCCTCGGCATGTCGTCGATCATGGGGTCGATCAACATCGTCACGACGATCCTCAACCTGCGCGCGCCCGGCATGACGCTCATGCGCATGCCGATGTTCTGCTGGACCTGGCTGATCACCGGCTTCCTGCTGATCGCCGTGATGCCGGTGCTGGCCGGCGCCGTCACCATGATCCTGACGGACCGCCACTTCGGCACCAGCTTCTTCAGCGCGGCCGGCGGCGGCGATCCGGTGCTGTTCCAGCATATCTTTTGGTTCTTCGGCCATCCCGAGGTGTACATCATCGCCCTGCCGGCCTTCGGCGTCGTCTCGCACGTCATCCCGGCCTTCGCGCGCAAGCCGATCTTCGGCTACACCTCGATGGTGTACGCCATCGCCTCGATCGCGCTGATTTCCTTCATCGTCTGGGCGCACCACATGTACGTGGTCGGCATGCCGGTCGCCGGCCAGCTCTACTTCATGTACGCCACCATCCTGATCGCGGTGCCGACCGGCGTGAAGGTGTTCAACTGGGTGGCCACCATGTGGCGGGGGTCGATGACCTTCGAAACCCCCATGCTGTTCGCCCTCGGCTTCCTCTTCCTGTTCACCATCGGCGGCTTCACCGGCCTGGTGCTGTCCAACACGGCGATCGACGTGCAGCTGCAGGACACCTATTACGTGGTCGCCCATTTCCACTACGTGATGGTGGCAGGGGCGCTGTTCTCGGCCTTTGCGGCGGTGTACTACTGGCTGCCGAAGTGGACCGGCCACATGTACGACGAGACGCTGGGCCAGTGGCACTTCTGGCTGTCCATCGTCTCCTTCAACATCGCCTTCTTCCCGCAGCATTTCCTCGGTCTGGCCGGCATGCCGCGCCGCATTCCGGACTACGCCCTGCAGTTCGCCGACTTCAACCAGGTGTCGACGATCGGCGCATTCGGCTTCGGCCTGAGCCAGCTGCTGTTCCTGTATGTGGTGCTGAAGGCCATTCGCGGCGGCGAGAAGGCGGCGGCCAAGCCCTGGGAGGGTGCGACCGGCTTGGAGTGGACGGTGCCCTCGCCGGCGCCCTACCACACCTTCGAGGAGCCGCCGGTGGTGGCCGCGGGGAAAGGCCACTTGTGAGCCCAATGCAGAACGAGAGAAGCCGCAGGACGGCGCTGATCCTCGCTGCGGTGGCGGCAGCGATGTTCGCCGGCTTTGTCCTGCGCTACTGGTTGTTCAAATGAGCGCGAACCGGAACGCCGACAACCGGCGCGTCCTCGTCAGGCTGCTGGCGGTGGCCGGGCTCATGTTCGGCTTCGGCTATGCCATGGTGCCGCTGTACCAGAAGTTCTGCGAGGTCACCGGCATCAACAACCTGCTCAACCCGGACGATGCGCTGCGCAACACCCAGATCGATACCAGCCGCAAGGTGACCGTGGAGTTCGATGCCAATCTGCACGGCTTGCCGTGGAGCTTCAAGCCGGGCCAGACCAGCGTTTCGGTGCATCCGGGCGAACTGGTACATGTCGTCTATCGCGTCAGCAACACGCGCAACCATCCGGTGACCGGCCAGGCGATCCCCAGCTACGGTCCGCAGCTGGCCGCCGCACATTTCAAGAAAATGGAGTGCTTCTGCTTTGCGCGGCAGACGCTGGGACCGGGAGAATCGCGGGAAATGCCCGTCGTCTTCGTCATCGATCCGGCACTGCCGACGGATGTGAACACGATCACCCTGTCGTACACCTTCTTCGAGGTGGCCGGAGCGGTGGCCGAGCCCGCGCCACAGCAGCGCAGGCCGGGCGCATGAATGCCGGAGCCATGATGGGCGCGCGCAGAGCGGGGCCGCTTCAGGTGCTGAGGACGGTGCTGTCGGCGCTGTTCGGCGTGCGGCACCGCCGGATGCACGAGGAGGATGCCGCAGGGCTGCACCCGGGCCAGGTGATCGTCGCCGGCATCATCGTGGTGGCGGTGTTCGTCCTGGCAATCGTGGCCTTTGTGCAATTCGTCGCCATAAAGTAAAAACACAACGATCTGGAGGTAGACATGAATCAGCAGGCATCCCGCTATTTCGTTCCGGAGCCGTCGCACTTCCCGCTGGTGGGTTCAGCCGCCCTGTTCCTGCTGGCTTCGGGCGCCGTGCTATGGATGAACAAGATCGCCTTCGGCCCCTATGTCGTGCTGGCCGGTTTCGTTGTCCTGCTGTTCATGCTGTTCGGCTGGTTCGGCCGGGTCATCGATGAATCCGAGCATGGGAGGTACAACAAGCAGGTCGATGTCTCCTTCCGCTGGGGCATGAGCTGGTTCATCTTCTCGGAAGTGATGTTCTTCGCCGCCTTCTTCGGCGCCCTGTTCTATGTCCGCGTGCTTTCCGTGCCCGATCTGGCGAGCCCCGAGCAGCAGCTCCTGTGGCCGGGCTTCAACGCGGACTGGCCGAGCGCCGGGCCGAAGTTCGCCGAGCAGTTCACGCCGATGGGCGCGATGGGCATTCCGCTCATCAACACCCTGCTGCTGCTGTCCTCCGGGGCCACCCTGACCTGGGCGCACTGGGGTCTGGTCGCCGGCAAGCGCGGGCAACTGAAGCTCGGCCTGATGCTCACCATCGCCCTCGGCCTGATCTTCCTCAGCCTGCAGGTCTATGAGTACGTTCATGCCTATCAGGAACTGAACCTGAAGCTGACCACCGGCGTTTACGGCTCGACCTTCTTCATGCTGACCGGTTTCCACGGCTTGCACGTGACCATCGGCGCAACCATGCTGCTGGTGATCTTCTTCCGCGTCATGGCCGGCCATTTCAAGCCGGATCATCACTTCGCCTTCGAGGCGGTGGCGTGGTACTGGCACTTCGTCGACGTGGTCTGGCTGTTCCTCTTCGTCGTGGTGTATTGGCTATAGCGAATCGTCGGGCGGAGGTGCCGCCCGCAGTGACGAAATGCGCCGCACGCCGTGCGGCGTATTTTTTAGAGCTTGCCGGTGATCAGGCCGGAATAGTAGCCTGCGACAAGCAGAACGAAAAGCAGGATGGACAACCCGACGCGCACGGCGAGCGCCTTGACCATGCGCGTGCGGTCGCGGCCCTGGTCACGAAACAGAAACACCAGTGCGGAGGCCAGGCTGGCGACGATGGCGACGAGGAATACGATGACGACGATGCGCATGTTTGGAATATCCTTCGGGACGGTCTAGCCTATCACTTCTCCTCCCGCCACAGGCGCCACGCTTGAAAATCCGCCTTGCCTTCCGTTTCGTTCCCCTGCTTGCCGCGCTGGCTTTTTCTGTTGCAGCCGTCATGATCGGCAATCTCCAGCGCGGCCGTGCGGAGCAGAAGCAGGGCGCCTTCGACCGGATCGAGAGCGCCCGTCATCGTGCGCCGATTCAGATCGCCACGTCGCCGATCGATGCTGCCTTGCTCGACCGACAGCCGGTCGCTGCGCGCGGCCACTGGGTGAGCGAGAAGACCGTCCTCATCGACAACAGGACGCATAACGGAATTGCCGGCTACCATGTCGTCACACCCTTGCGCATCGAGGGCGCACACATCGGAATCCTGGTGAACCGCGGCTGGGTGGCCGCGCCCCGCTTGCGTAGCGAACTGCCGCGATTGCCTGTGCTGCCGGAAACGCCGGTGGAGGTGAAGGGAATCGCGCGGCTCCCGTTGGAGAAAACATTCGAGCTGGCACCTGATCGTGCCCAGGGCGTGGTCTGGCAGCATCTGTCGCTGGAGCGCTTCCGGGCATGGTCAGGATTGGAATTGCAACCGGTCGTCTTGTTGCAAACCGACGCGGCAGGTGACGGACTCGTACGGGATTGGCTGCCGGCGGACAGCGGCGCCCTGAAGCATTGGGGATTCGCCCTGGTATGGTATCTGGCGGCCGCCGCTGCTGCGGCTGCAGCCGTCGTTTTTTCAGTGGAGCGCAGGAAACATGAAGCATAAGCAGAAGCTCATCGTGCTCGGCGTCGGGCTGGTGAGCGCCTTTCCGATCGTGGCCGCGCTGTTTTTCTACTATCTCTCGCCGCCGGCAGCCCGCATGAACCACGGGGACTTGTTGCAGCCGGCTCCCCTGCCGGCGCAGCCGCTGCCCCTGTTGCCCGGCGGAGAGTTCCGCTTTGAGCAAATGAAGGGCAAGTGGCTGTTGCTGCAGATCGATTCCGGCAACTGCGAGGCGCGCTGCCGGGAAAAACTGTATGCCATGCGCCAGATCCGGCTGGCGCAGGGCAAGGACATGGTGCGCCTGGAGCGTGTCTGGCTGGTGTCGGACGAAAGCCGTCCGGCCCCCGACCTGCTGGCGGAGTACGAGGGCACCCTGGTGGTTCGCGCGGCGGGAAGCGAGGTGCTGGCCGCTTTTCCGGCGCCGGTCGATCGCGCCGCCCATCTCTATGTGGTCGACCCGCAGGGGAATCTGATGATGCGCTTTCCGGAAAAACCGGATCCGACCCGCATGATCAAGGATCTGCAGCGCCTGTTGCGCCCATCCCGCATTGGTGCGGGCTAAATGTTGAGAGCGTTAAACCTTGTCCAAACAAGGTTTATTCCCGGGGCCCGCCGTGGTAAATTCCGACCTTTGAACCGGCGGCCAACCGCCAGCCAGGGGCTTGCATGAAGGCTTTACCCTCTCCCGAACAAACTCTGGGGTACCGCTTGTACCAGTATTTCCAGTTGACCAAGCCCCGGGTGGTTTCCCTCATCGTGTTCTGCGCGGTCATCGGCATGTTCCTCGCGGTGCCGGGCGCCGTGCCTCCCGTGGTTCTCGTGGCGGCCACCACCGGCATAGCCCTGATCGCCGGTGCGGCAGCAGCGGTGAACTGCCTGATCGAACAGAAAATCGACGCCGTCATGGCGCGCACGCGCGGCCGCCCGCTGCCGCGCGGCGAGGTCAATTCCCGGCAGACGCTGCTGTTTTCCGGCGTGATCGGCGGCATCGGCCTGTCCCTGCTGTACTGGTTCGTCAATCCGCTGACCATGTGGCTGACCCTGGCGACCTTCGTCGGTTACGCCATCATCTACACCATCTTTCTGAAGCCGGCGACGCCGCAGAACATCGTGATCGGCGGCGCATCCGGCGCCATGCCGCCGATACTGGGCTGGGCTGCCGTGACGGGCGAGGTGACCTCCGAAGCCCTGCTGCTCTTCCTCATCATCTTCGTCTGGACGCCGCCGCATTTCTGGTCGCTGGCGCTCTACCGCACGAAGGAATACGCCAAGGTCGGCATGCCGATGCTGCCGGTGACGCACGGGCCGGAATACACCCGCCTGCAGATCCTGCTCTA
The window above is part of the Denitratisoma sp. genome. Proteins encoded here:
- the accB gene encoding acetyl-CoA carboxylase biotin carboxyl carrier protein, producing MDLRKLKALIDLVEKSGIAELEITEGEEKVRIAKQGGSAPAPSFHMHHASPAPQAVPAAPAAAPAEPVAAEPEGHAVKAPMVGTFYRSSAPGAQSFVEVGQTVKAGDTLCIIEAMKLMNEIEADASGVIKAILVENGQPVEYGQPLFIIG
- the aroQ gene encoding type II 3-dehydroquinate dehydratase, producing the protein MNAKKARPSTTKNAKGKQRILVLHGPNLNLLGLREPEIYGRETLADINASLARQAKSASVDLITFQSNHEGDLVDRVQAARSEGVAFIVINPGGYTHTSVALRDALAAVAIPFVEVHLSNIHAREPFRRHSYFSDIAAGVICGLGSHGYRLALDYALNRIR
- a CDS encoding redoxin family protein, giving the protein MSRVVRHSLLIIAVSTLAATAGYFYGRPQPVSPPPRESAPTADAPARLLALTLPDLEGRLQSLSQWKGKVLVVNFWATWCPPCKEEMPEFSRISSKYAANGVQFIGISIDSAEKVLAFRKEIEISYPLLISNLETLDLSSDLGNRAKALPFTVILRPDGTPQQVKLGKFATPDLEKAIQSALLPN
- a CDS encoding nucleotidyltransferase, whose amino-acid sequence is MRRSIAALAARLMAEDGIADYGLAKRKAARQLGAPETEALPNNAEIEAELRAYQAIYQEEEQRERLQEMRETAVEVMRLLDPFRPYLTGAVLDGTAGRYAEIELEAFPDSSKEVEIFLLNQGIRFEQNEPRRGGAEAPECVLTFDWNDLPVRLSLFEPDAERAHKRRNGRISERARLSSVEALLGAAAA
- the mpl gene encoding UDP-N-acetylmuramate:L-alanyl-gamma-D-glutamyl-meso-diaminopimelate ligase, with the protein product MHIHILGICGTFMGGIALLARASGHRVTGCDANVYPPMSTQLEAEGIELIEGYDAAQAGLAPDLFVIGNAISRGNPLLEEILDKGLAYVSGPQWLAANVLRDKWVLAVAGTHGKTTTSSLLAWILEHAGMNPGFLIGGVPQDFGVSARLTSSPFFVIEADEYDTAFSDKRSKFVHYGARTAILNNLEFDHADIFSDLAAIETQFHHFVRILPKSGLIVANAAEASLKRVLQRGCWTPVEWFGNADGWNLGELAPDGSCIVSFAGGEVGRLRLALAGAHNRANALAAVAAARHAGVPPAAALEALACFGGVKRRLEVRGTSGNVTVYDDFAHHPTAIAATIAGLRQRIAGGRILAVLEPRSNTMKLGVMKAQLPDSLREAELTFCYAAGLGWDVRGALQPLGERAQVFEDIDALVAAVSAAARAGDHVLVMSNGGFCGVHGRLLEALASR
- the coxB gene encoding cytochrome c oxidase subunit II, translated to MHNKTKSRLAGLALMAWSGMALAAWELNFQTPATKAAQTVIDLHDLMMIIIVVIFIGVFAVMFYSVFAHRKSKGHQAAQFHDNTLVEIAWTVIPLLILIGMAWPATKAVLNMRDTAQADITIKATGYQWKWGYDYLKGEGEGIRFMSLMSTPPEQIRGAAAKGGNYLLEVDRHLVVPVGKKVRVLTTATDVIHSWWVPALAVKQDAIPGYVRDTWFKAEKEGIYRGQCAELCGKDHAFMPIVVEVVSAEKYTQWVGAQKQQMAAAADEGAKTYSLDELKSRGEKVYAANCVACHQANGKGLPPTFPGLDGSKIATGPKAAHIDIVLHGKPNTAMAAYGGQLSDGDIAAVVTYERNAWGNKTGDVVQPAEIKAARK
- the ctaD gene encoding cytochrome c oxidase subunit I produces the protein MRWITTTNHKDIGTMYLWFSFAMFMVGGVMALIIRAELFQPGLQYVQPEFFNQMITLHGLIMVFGAIMPAFVGFANWMLPMMIGAPDMAFARMNNWSFWLLPPAGILLTASMFVPGGAAGTGWTLYPPLSIQMGIGMDMAIFAVHILGMSSIMGSINIVTTILNLRAPGMTLMRMPMFCWTWLITGFLLIAVMPVLAGAVTMILTDRHFGTSFFSAAGGGDPVLFQHIFWFFGHPEVYIIALPAFGVVSHVIPAFARKPIFGYTSMVYAIASIALISFIVWAHHMYVVGMPVAGQLYFMYATILIAVPTGVKVFNWVATMWRGSMTFETPMLFALGFLFLFTIGGFTGLVLSNTAIDVQLQDTYYVVAHFHYVMVAGALFSAFAAVYYWLPKWTGHMYDETLGQWHFWLSIVSFNIAFFPQHFLGLAGMPRRIPDYALQFADFNQVSTIGAFGFGLSQLLFLYVVLKAIRGGEKAAAKPWEGATGLEWTVPSPAPYHTFEEPPVVAAGKGHL
- a CDS encoding cytochrome oxidase small assembly protein gives rise to the protein MQNERSRRTALILAAVAAAMFAGFVLRYWLFK
- a CDS encoding cytochrome c oxidase assembly protein, with protein sequence MSANRNADNRRVLVRLLAVAGLMFGFGYAMVPLYQKFCEVTGINNLLNPDDALRNTQIDTSRKVTVEFDANLHGLPWSFKPGQTSVSVHPGELVHVVYRVSNTRNHPVTGQAIPSYGPQLAAAHFKKMECFCFARQTLGPGESREMPVVFVIDPALPTDVNTITLSYTFFEVAGAVAEPAPQQRRPGA
- a CDS encoding DUF2970 domain-containing protein; protein product: MNAGAMMGARRAGPLQVLRTVLSALFGVRHRRMHEEDAAGLHPGQVIVAGIIVVAVFVLAIVAFVQFVAIK
- a CDS encoding cytochrome c oxidase subunit 3 translates to MNQQASRYFVPEPSHFPLVGSAALFLLASGAVLWMNKIAFGPYVVLAGFVVLLFMLFGWFGRVIDESEHGRYNKQVDVSFRWGMSWFIFSEVMFFAAFFGALFYVRVLSVPDLASPEQQLLWPGFNADWPSAGPKFAEQFTPMGAMGIPLINTLLLLSSGATLTWAHWGLVAGKRGQLKLGLMLTIALGLIFLSLQVYEYVHAYQELNLKLTTGVYGSTFFMLTGFHGLHVTIGATMLLVIFFRVMAGHFKPDHHFAFEAVAWYWHFVDVVWLFLFVVVYWL
- a CDS encoding twin transmembrane helix small protein — protein: MRIVVIVFLVAIVASLASALVFLFRDQGRDRTRMVKALAVRVGLSILLFVLLVAGYYSGLITGKL
- a CDS encoding SURF1 family protein, with the translated sequence MKIRLAFRFVPLLAALAFSVAAVMIGNLQRGRAEQKQGAFDRIESARHRAPIQIATSPIDAALLDRQPVAARGHWVSEKTVLIDNRTHNGIAGYHVVTPLRIEGAHIGILVNRGWVAAPRLRSELPRLPVLPETPVEVKGIARLPLEKTFELAPDRAQGVVWQHLSLERFRAWSGLELQPVVLLQTDAAGDGLVRDWLPADSGALKHWGFALVWYLAAAAAAAAAVVFSVERRKHEA
- the cyoE gene encoding heme o synthase, encoding MKALPSPEQTLGYRLYQYFQLTKPRVVSLIVFCAVIGMFLAVPGAVPPVVLVAATTGIALIAGAAAAVNCLIEQKIDAVMARTRGRPLPRGEVNSRQTLLFSGVIGGIGLSLLYWFVNPLTMWLTLATFVGYAIIYTIFLKPATPQNIVIGGASGAMPPILGWAAVTGEVTSEALLLFLIIFVWTPPHFWSLALYRTKEYAKVGMPMLPVTHGPEYTRLQILLYTILLFGVTLMPYMIGMSGLIYLACAVVLSGVFLAYAIGMFRAYSDKLAHKTFRYSIWYLAALFAALLVDHYFKF